In Desulfobacterales bacterium, a genomic segment contains:
- a CDS encoding branched-chain amino acid ABC transporter permease yields MKKRKERIDRGIKARSGDVFTLCSWREMLYLALPRLLPIIVFLLLPPLLSVYWQKVFISLAVFALLAISWDLLAQSGMISLGQALFFGMGAYLSGIADHYFGLTPLVAIPLASILGGAASTLLLLPVLRLRGIYFSMVTLVIPLMLVRIIEATRIFGGTEGLTGMTPLPSKWVELYLVIIVLLCLLFGFRRMMASDYGLVLKGICDNDRSVTNAGINIYWFKAQALFLASTVGAFSGACMTHVYLFTGMPVFALDYSILPIAAAVVGGPGSFAGATLGAAILVPLSELLRGIGGLRIVFYGIFLVVFIVALPEGIFHYIQRKYHQFERWVEVE; encoded by the coding sequence TTGAAAAAGCGCAAAGAACGCATCGATCGGGGAATTAAAGCCCGTTCCGGAGACGTCTTCACCCTCTGTTCCTGGCGTGAGATGCTTTATCTGGCCCTCCCGCGGCTTCTGCCCATCATCGTTTTTCTGCTCCTTCCGCCCTTATTGAGCGTATACTGGCAGAAAGTGTTCATTTCTCTGGCGGTTTTTGCCCTCCTGGCGATCAGCTGGGATTTGCTGGCCCAGAGCGGAATGATATCTCTGGGCCAGGCCCTCTTTTTCGGTATGGGCGCCTATCTTTCGGGTATCGCCGATCACTATTTCGGGCTAACGCCCCTGGTTGCCATCCCGCTGGCATCCATACTGGGCGGCGCAGCCAGCACCCTGTTGCTATTGCCGGTGCTGCGGCTTCGGGGAATCTATTTTTCCATGGTTACCCTGGTCATCCCGCTCATGCTGGTGCGCATTATCGAGGCAACCCGTATCTTTGGCGGAACCGAAGGGTTGACCGGCATGACCCCGCTGCCGTCAAAATGGGTAGAACTGTATCTGGTTATCATTGTTCTACTCTGCCTCTTGTTCGGATTCAGGCGCATGATGGCGTCGGATTACGGGCTGGTGCTGAAAGGGATCTGTGACAATGATCGTTCCGTGACCAATGCCGGCATCAACATATACTGGTTTAAAGCCCAGGCGCTTTTCCTGGCCAGTACCGTGGGCGCTTTTTCCGGAGCGTGCATGACCCATGTGTACCTGTTCACCGGTATGCCGGTCTTTGCGCTGGACTACTCTATTCTTCCCATTGCCGCCGCAGTTGTCGGCGGCCCTGGAAGCTTTGCCGGTGCGACCCTGGGCGCCGCCATACTGGTACCCCTGTCGGAACTGCTGAGAGGCATCGGAGGGCTGCGCATTGTTTTTTACGGAATATTTCTGGTCGTCTTCATCGTGGCCCTGCCCGAAGGCATTTTTCATTACATCCAGCGAAAATATCATCAATTTGAACGATGGGTCGAGGTTGAATAA
- a CDS encoding class I adenylate-forming enzyme family protein: MQENIERNIYTTFERMAAERSTATAVIYLGTRFSYARVKDLSERFAAALIDLGVAPREKVIIYLPNSIQWVVAWLGALRAGAVCVPITPIYTPHDLNYIATDCNAETIICADANYGYVQNVMASTSLKRIIVARMTGLLPWWKRFFGTLFDVAPTGKVARDEKTHSIRKLLSKYKDVTPPHIPPDGQAAAEILYTGGTTKFPKGVPITHDLFLVSALEQIRVSEPLVPVAQNIIFGNAPLFHILGQTCSLATLLVGGTLLIQPKINLDATFEAIRRFKAKTMIGVPTLYRMMLEHVRLDQYDLSSVVYWYSAGDVLPVEVGKRWFEKFGKCIYQGYGATETCGGVSMCPADCDNPPKSVGKIVASKRVKIVDPAFLEPVAPGDPGELIVHSEHMVSAYLNKPEETQSSFIEQDGCRWYRTADIMTMDEAGNLFFVDRTVDTIKHKGYRVSASEIEAVLQEHPAVISTCVVGVPDEKVGERIKAYVVLKEDIKGITGYDLLKWCRRTLVSYKVPQYIEFRDMLPKSKVGKLLRREIRSEEKRRKDL, translated from the coding sequence ATGCAGGAAAATATCGAACGCAACATATACACGACCTTTGAAAGGATGGCGGCCGAACGATCGACGGCCACGGCCGTCATCTATCTGGGAACCCGTTTCAGCTATGCCCGGGTAAAGGACCTTTCCGAAAGATTCGCAGCTGCGCTGATCGATCTGGGCGTGGCCCCCCGGGAAAAGGTGATTATTTACCTTCCCAACAGCATCCAGTGGGTTGTCGCCTGGCTTGGGGCGCTGCGCGCCGGTGCTGTTTGTGTACCGATCACCCCCATCTACACCCCCCATGACTTGAACTATATCGCCACGGATTGCAACGCCGAAACCATCATCTGCGCCGACGCCAACTACGGTTACGTTCAAAATGTGATGGCCTCAACCAGTTTAAAACGGATCATCGTCGCCCGCATGACCGGCCTGCTCCCCTGGTGGAAGCGGTTTTTCGGAACACTCTTTGATGTTGCCCCCACCGGCAAAGTGGCCCGGGATGAAAAAACCCATTCGATCCGCAAACTGTTGTCCAAATACAAGGACGTAACTCCCCCGCATATCCCTCCCGACGGCCAGGCAGCGGCCGAGATTCTCTACACGGGCGGAACCACCAAATTCCCCAAAGGCGTCCCCATTACCCATGACCTGTTTTTGGTGTCGGCCCTGGAGCAAATCCGTGTCAGCGAACCCCTCGTGCCGGTGGCGCAAAACATAATTTTCGGCAACGCGCCCCTGTTTCATATTCTGGGACAGACCTGCAGCCTGGCAACCCTTCTGGTGGGCGGGACGCTGTTGATTCAGCCAAAGATCAACCTGGATGCGACCTTTGAGGCCATCCGGCGGTTTAAAGCCAAAACGATGATAGGCGTCCCCACCCTGTATCGCATGATGCTGGAACATGTTCGCCTGGATCAATATGACCTCAGCTCCGTTGTATACTGGTACAGCGCCGGCGACGTTCTGCCGGTTGAGGTCGGCAAACGCTGGTTTGAAAAATTCGGCAAATGCATCTACCAGGGGTACGGCGCCACCGAGACCTGCGGCGGCGTGTCCATGTGCCCCGCGGACTGCGACAACCCGCCCAAAAGCGTCGGCAAAATTGTGGCGAGCAAGCGGGTTAAAATCGTTGACCCGGCCTTCCTGGAACCGGTGGCCCCGGGAGATCCCGGAGAATTGATCGTTCATTCCGAACACATGGTGTCGGCCTACTTGAACAAACCCGAGGAAACCCAATCGTCTTTTATTGAGCAGGATGGCTGCCGCTGGTATCGTACCGCGGACATCATGACTATGGACGAAGCCGGCAACCTGTTTTTTGTGGACCGCACGGTAGACACCATCAAACACAAAGGCTACCGGGTTTCCGCCTCGGAGATCGAAGCCGTGCTCCAGGAACACCCGGCCGTTATCAGCACCTGTGTGGTGGGCGTGCCGGACGAGAAGGTCGGAGAGCGAATCAAGGCTTATGTGGTTTTAAAAGAAGACATCAAGGGAATCACCGGATATGATCTCCTCAAGTGGTGCCGCCGGACATTGGTTTCCTACAAGGTCCCCCAGTACATCGAATTTCGCGACATGCTTCCCAAATCAAAAGTCGGCAAACTGCTGCGCCGTGAAATCCGCAGCGAAGAAAAAAGAAGAAAAGATTTATAG
- a CDS encoding ABC transporter substrate-binding protein translates to MKMHVRLLGFLFSIVLVCSVLSSVGNAQEPIVIGIPTSLGFLEGKESLSAVEMAVDEINAAGGVKVGASKKPFKVESIDLRDAAPGVPVPEALLGLEKIILEKKPAALVVGPFRSEALMAGMDIIAKYKVPLLGTIAMSPGSEKKIQEDPAKYKYVFRTCLNAVHLVKYLSGTMGLINKEFGFNKVYIMHQDVAWARATAELVKKLYFDTAGWTVVGLESYPTGTSDFSSALMKIRSQGAQVIMPVFDMPQSGTLVKQWNAMKVPAILSGFISPLAGSGAWNTFDGKIGGATNTIFELGSGIGSDKHPPSKDFYDNYMKKYGKEIQAGHGPAPSYESVYILKEAIERAGSLDPDAIVAELEKTDRNGVMGRVKFDAGHQVVYAFDPQEASVSTVFQWNDNGRRVIVFPETIAEGKIQLPKGLKSLK, encoded by the coding sequence ATGAAAATGCATGTAAGGTTGTTGGGTTTCTTATTTTCAATCGTACTGGTCTGTTCTGTTTTAAGCAGCGTCGGCAATGCCCAGGAGCCGATTGTTATCGGTATCCCAACCTCTCTGGGATTTCTGGAGGGCAAAGAGTCTTTAAGCGCGGTTGAGATGGCGGTGGATGAAATTAACGCTGCCGGCGGCGTCAAGGTGGGAGCTTCAAAAAAGCCCTTTAAAGTCGAGTCCATCGACCTGCGTGATGCAGCCCCCGGCGTTCCGGTTCCCGAAGCGCTTTTGGGTCTTGAAAAGATAATTCTGGAAAAAAAGCCCGCGGCCCTCGTGGTGGGTCCCTTTCGCTCCGAGGCCCTGATGGCCGGCATGGACATTATTGCAAAATATAAGGTCCCCCTGCTGGGCACCATCGCCATGTCGCCGGGGTCCGAGAAAAAGATCCAGGAAGATCCGGCAAAGTACAAGTATGTTTTTCGGACCTGCTTGAACGCGGTCCATCTGGTCAAATATCTTTCCGGGACCATGGGACTGATCAACAAGGAATTCGGATTCAACAAGGTCTATATCATGCACCAGGACGTGGCCTGGGCCCGGGCCACCGCCGAGCTTGTAAAAAAACTTTATTTCGACACGGCCGGGTGGACCGTCGTGGGACTGGAAAGCTATCCCACCGGCACGTCCGATTTTTCTTCCGCCTTAATGAAGATCCGGTCCCAGGGGGCGCAAGTCATCATGCCGGTTTTTGATATGCCCCAGAGCGGCACCCTGGTCAAACAGTGGAACGCCATGAAGGTCCCTGCTATTCTTTCCGGGTTTATTTCACCTTTGGCCGGTTCGGGCGCATGGAATACGTTTGACGGAAAAATCGGCGGCGCCACCAACACGATTTTCGAACTGGGCAGCGGAATCGGTTCCGACAAACACCCGCCGTCCAAAGATTTCTACGATAACTACATGAAAAAATACGGCAAAGAAATCCAGGCCGGCCACGGCCCGGCCCCCTCCTATGAATCGGTCTATATCCTCAAGGAGGCCATAGAGCGGGCGGGAAGTCTCGATCCGGACGCAATCGTGGCTGAACTGGAAAAGACCGACCGCAACGGCGTGATGGGCCGCGTCAAATTCGATGCAGGACATCAGGTGGTCTACGCCTTTGATCCCCAGGAAGCCAGCGTGTCGACCGTTTTTCAATGGAACGACAACGGCCGGCGGGTCATTGTCTTTCCCGAAACGATTGCCGAAGGCAAAATTCAACTCCCCAAGGGGCTTAAATCTTTAAAATAG
- a CDS encoding ATP-binding cassette domain-containing protein translates to MLVIENLMVFFENALAVNGLSMTVHKDEIVGVIGPNSAGKTTLMNTVSGLIIDMRIKEKRKGGERITVYGSVTYNGEEITELPPDVRVRKGIVLSRERHPVFPESSVLENFKIAGYLRKKHEIAESIDYAFELFPALKKLQKRKAGFLSGGEQQMLAISMALVVRPKLLLLDEPLLGLSPLLQKAVVDAIVRLKETSGITVVICEQFARPVLPIIDRGYVVENGMLTLSGTGTELMNNPEIKAAYFGV, encoded by the coding sequence GTGCTGGTTATCGAAAACTTAATGGTATTCTTTGAAAACGCCCTGGCGGTAAACGGGTTGAGCATGACCGTCCACAAGGATGAAATTGTGGGGGTCATCGGGCCCAACAGTGCCGGAAAGACCACTCTGATGAACACCGTTTCAGGACTCATCATTGATATGCGGATCAAGGAAAAGCGCAAGGGCGGTGAGCGCATTACCGTATACGGCTCGGTAACGTACAACGGTGAAGAGATAACCGAGCTTCCCCCGGACGTCCGGGTACGCAAAGGGATCGTGCTCTCCAGGGAACGGCATCCGGTCTTTCCGGAAAGCAGCGTTCTGGAGAATTTCAAAATCGCCGGATACCTGAGAAAAAAACACGAAATCGCCGAGTCCATCGATTACGCCTTTGAACTCTTTCCCGCCCTTAAAAAACTGCAAAAAAGAAAAGCCGGTTTTTTAAGCGGGGGAGAGCAGCAGATGCTGGCCATCAGCATGGCCCTGGTGGTTCGTCCCAAGCTGCTGCTGCTGGATGAGCCGCTGCTGGGTCTGAGCCCGCTCCTGCAAAAGGCCGTTGTCGATGCCATTGTCAGACTGAAAGAAACTTCCGGAATTACGGTGGTCATCTGTGAGCAGTTCGCCAGACCCGTCCTGCCCATCATCGATCGGGGCTACGTCGTCGAAAACGGCATGCTGACGTTAAGTGGAACGGGAACGGAGCTGATGAACAATCCGGAAATAAAGGCAGCCTATTTCGGGGTTTAG
- a CDS encoding ATP-dependent RecD-like DNA helicase: MTQSTLEGRLERITFFNPENHYTIAVLKPHQSQNPVTIVGFMATLRPGETLKITGTWETHPRFGQQFKVSSYATVLPDASEDIRIYLESGIIKGIGPVTARRLVDRFGPDTLDIIAQHPQKLCEVDGIGKATAEIIAKAWNDHHVIDSLMQFLQTVGLKNAFCAKIIKAYGGEAMEIIRANPYRLAHDIGGISFFMADAVAQNLGMAETEPERIQACVRHLIAQSVKDGHMFISQERLQEQSLQLFNVTPDAAAAAVSAMVASQELVLEAAGEDNTAAVFLKTLHLAETGLAARLKALLSVPVPPVGIDAENILHAVQKKLTIKLSTEQLNALEAILSRRAVVITGGPGTGKTTLIRSVNAIFETLSKQVLLTAPTGRAARRLSEITRREAWTIHKALGYNFETGHFDRNPDYPLEADALIVDEASMVDTLLMFHLLRAMPLTAHLVLVGDIFQLPPVGPGNVLADIISSARIPAYYLNQIFRQSQESPIIMNAHRVRQGNPLDLTALTDPAAVSEFCFLEEPHPQKVVDAIVELTTRIIPQRFSLDPFNDIQVLSPMHKGAAGIINLNQVLQKVLNPNPAGIENMGSTFRPGDKVMHLKNNYQKDVFNGDIGVITAMDRKNGLLSVDYDGRSVPYEMSEMDELALAYAISVHKSQGSEYPAVIVPLTTQHFPLLQRNLLYTAMTRGEKVVVLVGSTKALQLALANDKPRRRLSRLADRLRDR; this comes from the coding sequence ATGACCCAGAGCACGCTTGAAGGACGGCTGGAACGGATCACTTTTTTTAATCCGGAAAACCATTATACCATCGCAGTTTTAAAACCCCACCAGTCCCAAAACCCGGTAACGATTGTCGGCTTCATGGCGACGCTGCGCCCCGGCGAAACGCTGAAAATCACCGGAACATGGGAGACCCATCCCCGTTTCGGCCAGCAGTTTAAAGTTTCTTCATACGCCACGGTCCTGCCGGACGCTTCCGAAGACATTCGAATATATCTGGAATCGGGTATCATCAAGGGTATCGGTCCGGTCACTGCACGACGACTGGTGGACCGTTTTGGACCCGATACCCTCGACATCATCGCGCAACATCCGCAAAAATTATGTGAAGTGGACGGTATCGGCAAAGCAACTGCCGAAATTATCGCCAAAGCCTGGAACGACCATCACGTCATCGACAGCTTAATGCAGTTTTTACAGACCGTCGGTCTTAAAAATGCTTTTTGCGCCAAAATCATTAAGGCATACGGTGGCGAAGCCATGGAAATCATTCGCGCCAACCCATATCGTCTGGCCCATGACATCGGCGGCATCAGTTTTTTTATGGCGGATGCGGTTGCACAGAATTTGGGAATGGCGGAAACCGAACCGGAGCGCATCCAAGCCTGTGTCCGCCATCTCATAGCGCAATCCGTAAAAGACGGTCATATGTTTATAAGCCAGGAACGCCTCCAGGAACAGTCTCTGCAGCTTTTCAACGTTACCCCGGATGCCGCCGCAGCCGCCGTCAGCGCCATGGTCGCTTCCCAGGAGCTTGTTTTAGAAGCTGCCGGGGAAGATAACACCGCCGCCGTATTCCTTAAAACACTTCACCTGGCCGAAACCGGCCTGGCAGCCCGATTGAAGGCCCTGCTGTCGGTTCCGGTTCCACCGGTTGGCATTGATGCTGAAAATATTCTGCATGCCGTCCAGAAAAAACTGACCATCAAGCTTTCGACCGAACAACTCAACGCCCTGGAAGCAATCCTTTCCCGTCGGGCGGTGGTCATAACCGGCGGCCCTGGAACCGGCAAAACGACCCTGATACGGTCCGTCAATGCCATATTTGAAACGCTGTCCAAACAGGTACTGCTGACTGCGCCAACCGGCCGGGCGGCCCGGCGCCTGTCGGAGATCACCCGCAGGGAGGCCTGGACCATTCACAAGGCATTGGGATATAATTTTGAAACCGGGCATTTCGACAGAAATCCGGACTACCCCCTTGAGGCAGACGCCTTAATTGTCGACGAAGCTTCAATGGTGGATACGCTCCTGATGTTCCATCTGCTGCGGGCCATGCCGCTTACGGCCCACCTGGTTCTGGTGGGAGATATTTTCCAGCTGCCGCCGGTGGGTCCCGGCAATGTGCTCGCCGATATCATTTCCTCAGCCAGAATTCCGGCATATTACCTCAACCAGATTTTCCGGCAGTCGCAAGAAAGTCCCATTATTATGAACGCCCACAGGGTCCGCCAGGGAAACCCCCTGGATCTGACAGCCCTGACGGACCCCGCCGCGGTTTCAGAATTCTGTTTTCTGGAAGAACCTCATCCCCAAAAAGTGGTTGACGCCATTGTTGAGCTGACTACCCGAATCATTCCGCAACGGTTTTCCCTGGACCCCTTCAACGACATTCAGGTTTTAAGCCCGATGCACAAAGGGGCCGCCGGAATCATCAACCTGAATCAGGTCCTGCAAAAAGTTTTAAATCCGAACCCCGCCGGCATTGAAAACATGGGCAGCACGTTTCGACCCGGCGATAAGGTCATGCATTTGAAAAACAACTACCAAAAGGATGTCTTTAACGGTGACATCGGCGTCATCACCGCCATGGATAGGAAAAACGGCCTGCTGTCGGTGGATTATGACGGTAGAAGTGTGCCCTACGAAATGAGCGAAATGGATGAACTCGCCCTGGCATATGCCATCTCCGTTCACAAATCCCAGGGTTCCGAATATCCTGCCGTGATTGTGCCCCTCACCACACAGCACTTTCCGCTGCTGCAACGCAACCTGCTGTACACGGCCATGACCCGGGGAGAGAAGGTGGTCGTGCTCGTCGGTTCGACCAAAGCGCTCCAGCTGGCCCTGGCAAACGACAAGCCCCGCCGACGCCTGTCGCGGCTGGCTGATCGGCTAAGAGATCGATAG
- a CDS encoding branched-chain amino acid ABC transporter permease: MFIGTIIYAVINSFILIMLAMGFNLTFGISGVANFAYGALYVLSAYTSWILLNLLKMPYLLSVMISILLTALLGGLIYRLVLVRVRGQALSEVIATFGIGLAIVELFSYFGLVGFEYTLPVFIDHSFLIAGTYVDAQRLFIVGIGLVLVLGLWLFTHHTSIGLAFRGIAQDERTALTFGIDSDRIATLSMSLGAGLAAIAATIIFPLGSIAPAEGYDVLIKALAVCIIGGLGSSGGVIVAGFVIGFAERFTDTYIGSHWTMIISLMAILLVLVIKPSGLFGKQKELEERI, translated from the coding sequence ATGTTTATCGGTACGATCATCTACGCCGTCATCAACAGTTTTATACTCATTATGCTGGCGATGGGCTTTAATCTCACCTTCGGCATCAGCGGTGTTGCCAATTTTGCCTACGGCGCCCTTTACGTGCTTTCCGCCTATACAAGCTGGATTCTCTTGAACCTGCTGAAAATGCCGTATTTACTATCTGTGATGATTTCAATCCTGCTGACGGCGCTCCTCGGCGGCCTGATATACCGCCTGGTACTGGTGAGGGTCCGCGGGCAGGCCCTGTCTGAAGTTATCGCCACGTTCGGCATCGGCCTGGCGATTGTGGAACTGTTCAGCTACTTCGGCCTGGTCGGTTTTGAATATACCCTTCCGGTCTTTATAGACCACAGCTTCCTGATTGCCGGAACTTACGTGGACGCCCAGCGGCTTTTTATCGTGGGCATCGGTCTGGTTCTGGTCTTGGGCCTGTGGCTGTTCACGCATCATACGTCAATCGGTCTGGCCTTTCGCGGCATTGCCCAGGACGAACGCACGGCGTTAACGTTCGGGATCGACTCGGACCGCATCGCCACCCTGAGCATGTCTTTGGGGGCCGGCCTGGCCGCCATCGCCGCCACCATCATCTTCCCCCTGGGAAGCATCGCTCCGGCCGAAGGCTATGATGTGCTCATTAAGGCCCTGGCCGTCTGCATCATCGGGGGGCTCGGCAGCAGCGGCGGCGTCATTGTGGCCGGCTTCGTCATCGGTTTTGCTGAACGTTTCACAGACACTTACATCGGCAGCCACTGGACCATGATTATCAGCCTGATGGCGATCCTGCTGGTCCTGGTGATCAAGCCGTCCGGTCTGTTCGGAAAGCAAAAAGAACTAGAGGAAAGGATTTAG
- a CDS encoding ATP-binding cassette domain-containing protein, with translation MNRTPLLQVMELCKSFGGVQAVHLVNFDLYEGELLGVIGPNGSGKTTLANLITRFVKPSKGKVLYKGRPIQHLAPFEIVRLGIARTFQMVRPFYQLPAYKNMIIPLYSPRVKKLVGGKYGDRNAVALDLLEEVGFERDAFVAYKPAGALPQGYLKRLELAKAIALQPDLIILDELFSGLSLAEVAGMVPIIEKLRHQGKTIIMIEHRLKELFRIADRVLVMNYGEKIADGAPKDVMEQDAVKSAYLGSE, from the coding sequence ATGAACCGGACGCCGCTTTTGCAGGTTATGGAGTTATGCAAGTCCTTTGGAGGGGTTCAGGCGGTACACTTGGTCAATTTTGACCTTTATGAAGGCGAACTTTTGGGAGTAATCGGTCCCAACGGATCCGGCAAAACCACGCTGGCCAACCTGATTACCCGCTTTGTTAAGCCCAGCAAAGGCAAGGTCCTGTACAAAGGCCGGCCGATTCAGCACCTGGCCCCATTTGAAATTGTGCGGCTGGGAATCGCCCGTACCTTTCAGATGGTACGTCCCTTTTACCAGTTGCCGGCGTACAAAAACATGATCATTCCTTTGTATTCGCCGCGGGTGAAGAAACTTGTGGGCGGCAAGTATGGAGATCGGAACGCCGTAGCCCTGGACTTGCTGGAGGAGGTCGGTTTTGAACGCGATGCGTTTGTTGCCTACAAACCGGCCGGCGCCCTCCCCCAAGGATATCTCAAGCGCCTGGAACTGGCAAAAGCCATCGCCCTGCAACCGGATCTGATCATTCTCGATGAGCTTTTCTCGGGACTCAGTCTGGCCGAAGTCGCCGGTATGGTTCCGATCATTGAAAAGCTCCGGCATCAGGGCAAAACCATCATTATGATCGAGCACCGCCTGAAGGAGCTGTTTAGGATCGCTGATCGCGTCCTGGTCATGAACTACGGGGAGAAAATCGCCGACGGAGCGCCCAAGGATGTCATGGAGCAGGACGCGGTCAAAAGCGCTTATTTGGGGAGTGAATAA